Proteins encoded in a region of the Flavobacterium sp. MDT1-60 genome:
- the secDF gene encoding protein translocase subunit SecDF, whose amino-acid sequence MQNKGLIKFFAILFALVSIYQLSFTFVANSVKSEAKAFAGDNPDKELKYLDSIGKVDVLNLGFTNFTYNEVKNKQLNKGLDLEGGINVILQISVKDVLKGLSNNSKNPVFNKSLADATANLEGNKTYLNKFFEAFEANSNGTTKLASPDIFANRSLQGEGGIDFQMTDAQAQKVIKRKVDESIESAYKVLRERIDKFGVTQPNIQKLGETGRILVELPGAKDVDRIKKLLGGKAQLEFWETYKIEEIGNFLVATNEALKKTEVKKTETKTVAKDSLNALLTDAKDSVDVKKGNNPLFDKMLGQGGGPVLAYFAPKDTATINAYFKRPEIRVLLAADQHNAKFVWSKPTTLKDAKGKEVEAVELYALKGNRDNVPAMSGGVVTDAKDTFDQLGKPAVSMQMNSQGAKVWEELTGRAFAQKSYIAIVLDNIVYSAPGVTSGPIAGGRSEITGSFDVAETKDLANVLNAGKLPASADIIQSTVVGPSLGQAAIDAGTISSVLGFLLVCLWMVFYYGKAGWYANLALLLNLLFLFGIMASFGFVLTLPGIAGIVLTLGTAVDANIIIFERAKEELREGKSLSEAVVASYGWHGAMRSIIDANVTHVLTGAILFIFGTGPIKGFALTLLIGIVTSLFTSIFIARIFIDRNIAGKGDLTFSTNITKNWFTNFHFDFIKIKKFTYIFSSIVVVVSLVSIFFVNGLDEGVDFVGGRTFQVKFEKSVDATAISDELSAAFGTPVEAKILGDDDQLKITTKYKIKEDGVAVDEEVNKKLYDALAKYFPNVSYDKFTNTFDGKRVGVLQSSKVGASISEDIKTNSYWAVLGAMAVIFLYLMISFRKWQYSLGAIAAVAHDVIFVLGIYSLCYKFMPFHMEMDQHFIAAILTVIGYSMNDTVIVFDRIREFILGNRKGSFEDIVNASINTTLSRTLNTSLMMIIVLLTMFIFGGESIRGFIFAMLVGIVVGTYSSLFIATPVLVDTISSDDKHTIEDKHNKA is encoded by the coding sequence ATGCAGAATAAAGGACTTATTAAATTTTTCGCAATTCTATTTGCATTGGTAAGTATTTACCAACTTTCGTTCACTTTTGTGGCAAACAGCGTCAAAAGTGAAGCTAAAGCTTTTGCAGGAGACAATCCTGATAAAGAGCTAAAATATTTAGATTCTATTGGTAAAGTAGATGTGCTAAATCTTGGTTTTACAAATTTTACTTATAATGAAGTAAAAAACAAACAATTAAATAAAGGTCTTGACTTAGAAGGAGGAATCAACGTTATTCTTCAAATCTCTGTTAAGGATGTATTGAAAGGATTGTCAAACAATTCTAAAAACCCGGTATTTAATAAATCATTAGCTGATGCGACTGCAAATTTAGAAGGAAACAAAACCTATTTAAATAAGTTTTTTGAAGCTTTTGAAGCGAACTCAAACGGAACTACAAAATTAGCTTCACCAGATATTTTTGCAAACAGAAGTTTACAAGGAGAAGGTGGAATTGATTTTCAAATGACTGATGCGCAAGCTCAAAAAGTTATTAAAAGAAAAGTTGATGAGTCTATTGAAAGTGCTTACAAAGTATTAAGAGAGCGTATTGACAAATTTGGTGTAACACAACCAAACATTCAAAAATTAGGAGAAACCGGAAGAATCTTAGTTGAGCTTCCTGGTGCTAAGGATGTTGACAGAATTAAAAAATTATTAGGTGGAAAAGCTCAGTTAGAGTTTTGGGAAACTTATAAAATTGAAGAAATTGGAAACTTCTTAGTTGCTACTAACGAAGCTTTGAAAAAGACTGAAGTAAAGAAAACAGAAACTAAAACTGTTGCTAAAGATTCATTGAATGCTTTATTAACTGATGCTAAAGATTCTGTTGATGTTAAAAAAGGAAACAACCCATTATTTGACAAAATGTTAGGTCAGGGTGGTGGACCAGTTTTAGCTTACTTTGCTCCAAAAGATACTGCTACGATCAATGCTTATTTTAAAAGACCAGAAATTAGAGTTTTATTGGCTGCTGACCAACACAATGCAAAATTTGTGTGGAGTAAACCAACTACTTTAAAAGATGCTAAAGGAAAAGAAGTTGAAGCAGTTGAATTATATGCTTTAAAAGGAAACAGAGATAACGTACCTGCTATGAGCGGAGGTGTTGTTACTGATGCAAAAGATACTTTTGACCAATTAGGAAAACCAGCTGTTTCTATGCAAATGAATAGCCAGGGTGCTAAAGTTTGGGAAGAATTGACAGGTAGAGCTTTTGCTCAAAAAAGTTATATTGCAATTGTTTTAGATAACATTGTGTATTCTGCTCCTGGTGTTACTAGTGGTCCAATCGCTGGAGGAAGATCTGAAATTACAGGTTCTTTTGATGTGGCTGAAACTAAAGATTTAGCAAACGTATTGAATGCAGGTAAATTACCGGCTTCTGCAGATATTATCCAATCAACTGTTGTTGGACCATCTTTAGGTCAGGCTGCAATTGATGCTGGTACAATTTCATCTGTATTAGGATTTTTATTAGTTTGTTTATGGATGGTATTCTATTATGGTAAAGCGGGTTGGTATGCTAACCTTGCCTTATTATTAAACTTACTATTCTTGTTCGGAATTATGGCAAGTTTTGGTTTTGTATTAACATTGCCAGGTATTGCAGGTATCGTATTAACATTAGGTACTGCGGTAGATGCTAACATTATTATATTTGAAAGAGCAAAAGAAGAATTGCGTGAAGGTAAATCATTGTCTGAGGCTGTTGTTGCTTCTTATGGATGGCACGGTGCAATGCGTTCTATTATTGATGCGAACGTAACGCACGTTTTAACTGGAGCAATCTTGTTTATTTTTGGAACAGGACCAATTAAAGGTTTTGCTTTAACATTATTAATTGGTATCGTAACTTCATTGTTTACTTCAATTTTTATTGCAAGAATTTTCATTGACAGAAATATTGCCGGAAAAGGTGATTTAACTTTCTCTACAAATATTACTAAAAACTGGTTTACTAATTTCCACTTTGACTTTATTAAGATTAAAAAATTCACTTATATCTTCTCTTCAATTGTAGTTGTAGTAAGTTTAGTTTCTATCTTCTTCGTTAACGGATTAGACGAAGGTGTTGATTTTGTTGGAGGAAGAACTTTTCAGGTGAAATTTGAAAAATCAGTAGATGCTACTGCTATTTCAGATGAATTATCTGCTGCTTTTGGAACTCCGGTTGAGGCTAAAATTTTAGGTGATGATGATCAGTTGAAAATCACAACTAAATATAAAATTAAAGAAGATGGAGTTGCTGTTGATGAAGAAGTGAACAAAAAATTATATGATGCATTGGCGAAATATTTCCCTAATGTTTCTTATGATAAATTTACTAATACTTTTGATGGTAAAAGAGTTGGAGTTTTACAATCTTCTAAAGTTGGAGCTTCTATCTCTGAAGATATCAAAACAAACTCTTACTGGGCAGTTCTTGGTGCAATGGCAGTTATTTTCTTATACTTAATGATCTCTTTCCGTAAATGGCAATATTCATTAGGTGCGATTGCAGCTGTTGCGCATGACGTAATCTTTGTATTAGGAATTTACTCTTTATGTTATAAATTCATGCCTTTCCACATGGAAATGGATCAGCACTTTATTGCTGCGATTCTTACTGTTATTGGTTACTCTATGAATGATACTGTAATTGTATTTGACAGAATTAGAGAGTTTATCCTTGGAAACCGTAAAGGTAGTTTTGAAGATATTGTAAATGCATCTATTAATACTACATTATCAAGAACATTAAATACTTCATTAATGATGATTATCGTATTATTAACGATGTTTATCTTTGGTGGTGAATCAATCAGAGGATTTATCTTCGCCATGTTAGTAGGTATTGTTGTAGGTACTTATTCTTCATTATTTATCGCAACTCCGGTATTGGTTGATACGATTTCAAGTGATGATAAACATACAATCGAAGACAAGCATAATAAAGCATAA
- the mdh gene encoding malate dehydrogenase has translation MKVTIVGAGNVGATCADVISYRGIASEVVLLDIKEGFAEGKALDIMQCATNTGFNTKVSGVTNDYSKTAGSDVVVITSGIPRKPGMTREELIGINAGIVKTVAENVLKHSPDTIIVVVSNPMDTMTYLALKSTGLPKNRIIGMGGALDSSRFRTYLSLALDKPANDISAMVIGGHGDTTMIPLTRLASYNGIPVTEFLSEEALQKVAADTMVGGATLTGLLGTSAWYAPGASVAYLVDSILNDQKKMIACSVFVEGEYGQNDICIGVPCIIGKNGVEEILDIQLNDNEKALFAKSADAVRGMNDALKSILV, from the coding sequence ATGAAAGTTACCATTGTAGGAGCAGGAAATGTTGGAGCTACATGTGCAGATGTTATTTCTTATAGAGGAATTGCAAGCGAAGTAGTGTTGTTGGATATTAAAGAAGGTTTTGCCGAAGGGAAAGCGTTGGATATTATGCAATGTGCCACAAATACAGGTTTTAATACCAAAGTATCTGGGGTAACCAATGATTATTCTAAAACTGCCGGAAGTGATGTAGTTGTTATTACATCTGGAATTCCAAGAAAGCCAGGAATGACACGCGAAGAATTAATAGGTATTAATGCAGGAATTGTAAAAACAGTTGCTGAGAATGTATTAAAGCATTCGCCAGATACTATTATTGTTGTTGTTTCGAACCCAATGGATACGATGACGTATTTAGCGTTGAAATCTACCGGATTACCAAAAAACAGAATTATTGGTATGGGCGGTGCTTTAGATAGTTCCCGTTTCAGAACTTATTTGTCTTTGGCTTTAGATAAACCTGCAAATGATATTTCAGCAATGGTAATTGGAGGTCATGGTGATACTACTATGATTCCTTTGACACGTTTAGCGTCTTATAATGGAATTCCAGTAACAGAATTTCTTTCAGAAGAAGCGTTGCAAAAAGTTGCTGCTGATACAATGGTAGGAGGAGCAACACTTACAGGTCTTTTAGGAACATCGGCATGGTACGCACCAGGAGCTTCTGTAGCTTATTTGGTTGATAGTATATTGAATGATCAAAAGAAAATGATTGCCTGTTCTGTTTTTGTTGAAGGAGAATACGGACAAAATGATATTTGTATAGGTGTACCTTGTATAATAGGTAAAAATGGAGTAGAAGAAATTCTGGACATTCAATTAAACGATAATGAAAAGGCTTTGTTTGCTAAAAGTGCAGATGCAGTTAGAGGCATGAATGATGCCCTAAAATCGATTTTAGTATAA
- the gyrB gene encoding DNA topoisomerase (ATP-hydrolyzing) subunit B has translation MSEEIKKNNYSADSIQALEGMEHVRMRPSMYIGDVGVRGLHHLVYEVVDNSIDEAMGGHCDTIGVAINEDGSVTVEDNGRGIPVDLHKKEGVSALEVVMTKIGAGGKFDKDSYKVSGGLHGVGVSVVNALSVHMKSTVFRDGKIYEQEYERGKSLYPVKQIGETDKRGTRQTFYPDNTIFTQTTEFSYDTLSARMRELSYLNKGITITFTDKREVDEKGEFKVEVFHSDEGLKEYIRYLDGNREPIISHVISMDNEKGEIPVEVALIYNTSYTENIFSYVNNINTHEGGTHLQGFRSGLTRTLKKYADASGMLDKLKFEIAGDDFREGLTAIISVKVAEPQFEGQTKTKLGNREVVSPVSQAVGEMLENYLEENPNDARIIIQKVILAAQARHAAKKAREMVQRKTVMGGGGLPGKLSDCSEQDPARCEVYLVEGDSAGGTAKQGRDRNFQAILPLRGKILNVEKAMHHKVFENEEIRNIFTALGVTIGTAEDSKALNLEKLRYHKVIIMCDADVDGSHISTLILTFFFRFMKELIEEGHVYIAAPPLYLVKKGNKKEYAWNDVQRDQANERMGGSAAIQRYKGLGEMNAEQLWETTMDPGFRTLRQVTIDSLAEADRVFSMLMGDEVPPRREFIEKNAVYANIDA, from the coding sequence ATGAGCGAAGAAATCAAGAAGAACAATTATTCAGCAGATAGTATTCAGGCATTAGAAGGAATGGAGCACGTAAGAATGCGTCCATCGATGTATATAGGAGATGTGGGGGTTCGAGGGCTACATCATTTGGTTTATGAGGTTGTTGATAACTCTATTGATGAGGCGATGGGAGGACATTGTGATACCATTGGTGTTGCAATTAACGAAGACGGTTCGGTAACAGTTGAAGATAACGGTCGTGGTATTCCAGTTGATTTACATAAAAAAGAGGGAGTTTCTGCACTTGAGGTTGTAATGACTAAAATTGGTGCCGGAGGTAAATTCGATAAAGATTCTTATAAAGTTTCCGGAGGTTTGCACGGTGTTGGAGTTTCAGTTGTAAATGCACTTTCTGTTCATATGAAATCTACCGTTTTTAGAGATGGTAAAATTTATGAACAAGAATACGAAAGAGGAAAATCATTATATCCGGTAAAACAAATCGGAGAAACAGATAAAAGAGGTACACGTCAGACTTTTTATCCTGACAATACCATCTTTACTCAAACTACGGAATTTTCATATGATACTTTATCTGCTCGTATGCGTGAGCTTTCTTATTTAAATAAGGGAATCACAATTACATTTACGGATAAAAGAGAAGTAGATGAGAAAGGGGAGTTTAAAGTTGAAGTTTTTCATTCTGATGAAGGTCTAAAAGAATACATTCGTTATTTAGATGGTAACCGTGAGCCAATTATTTCTCACGTAATTAGCATGGATAATGAAAAAGGTGAAATTCCGGTTGAAGTTGCCTTGATTTATAATACAAGTTATACAGAGAATATTTTCTCTTACGTAAATAACATTAACACTCACGAAGGAGGAACGCATTTGCAAGGTTTTAGAAGTGGTTTGACAAGAACCCTTAAAAAATACGCCGATGCTTCCGGAATGTTAGATAAATTGAAATTCGAAATCGCGGGAGATGACTTCCGTGAAGGATTAACAGCTATTATTTCGGTAAAAGTTGCGGAGCCACAATTCGAAGGTCAGACAAAAACAAAACTTGGAAACAGAGAAGTAGTTTCTCCGGTTTCTCAGGCTGTTGGAGAAATGTTAGAGAATTATTTGGAAGAAAATCCAAATGATGCTCGTATCATTATCCAGAAAGTAATTTTGGCTGCTCAGGCCCGTCACGCTGCTAAAAAAGCACGTGAAATGGTACAACGTAAAACCGTTATGGGTGGTGGTGGATTACCAGGAAAATTATCAGATTGTTCTGAGCAGGATCCGGCAAGATGTGAGGTTTACCTTGTCGAGGGAGATTCGGCTGGTGGAACAGCAAAACAAGGTCGTGATCGTAACTTTCAGGCGATTTTGCCATTGCGTGGTAAGATTTTGAATGTGGAGAAAGCGATGCATCATAAAGTATTCGAAAATGAAGAGATTCGTAATATATTTACTGCTTTAGGGGTTACCATTGGTACTGCAGAAGATAGTAAAGCACTAAATCTTGAAAAACTAAGATATCATAAGGTAATCATCATGTGTGATGCCGATGTCGATGGTAGTCACATTTCTACCTTAATATTAACGTTCTTCTTCCGTTTCATGAAAGAATTGATCGAAGAAGGTCACGTTTACATCGCAGCGCCACCTTTATATTTAGTTAAAAAAGGAAATAAAAAAGAGTATGCATGGAATGATGTTCAACGTGATCAGGCGAATGAAAGAATGGGTGGAAGTGCAGCAATCCAACGTTATAAAGGTCTTGGAGAGATGAACGCGGAGCAATTATGGGAAACTACAATGGATCCGGGCTTCAGAACTTTACGTCAGGTAACTATTGATAGTTTGGCTGAAGCCGACAGAGTTTTCTCAATGTTAATGGGAGACGAGGTGCCACCACGTAGAGAATTCATTGAGAAAAATGCTGTTTACGCAAATATCGATGCATAA
- a CDS encoding pitrilysin family protein, with translation MRNLLLSGILYCSFISLSSVYAQKAETPKYITNVEGVKEYSLNNGLKVLLIPDASQSNMVVNIVYSVGSRNEGYGEKGMAHLLEHMLFKSTKNLGDIKKMLSDKGGAANGTTWLDRTNYYEIFPSNDENLKWSIEMEADRMINATILQTDLDKEFSVVRNEFEIGENNPDGVLQERILSTAYLWHNYGNSTIGSKEDIERVKVNRLRVFYEKYYQPDNATLVIAGKFDEQKALQYIGQYLGSIPRPKRVLDKTYTIEPAQDGEKFVELKRAGDSKNVGALYHTVPYADNDFAAIDALGEILTSDPSGYLYKALVETQKVSSLYVWQPNVRDASFMYFGVAVPNDKDIKVTQGIVRTELDKITTTKYTDQDVSRAKAKIIKQIEGVKNNTISFAINLTEIIGAGDFRLGYLYRDAVEKLTKEDIQRVAEKYFRSNNRTIGVFIPSKEEQRLKPVEYTDEQVVALTKEYKGKALEKEAAAFEASIKNLKQNFVEGKLSNGAKYGLIKKEIKGGKVQANFKFPVSNEKELAGKTDTGGILAQLLKTGTKTRTKEQIQDRLDQLKSSIYFNFSGQTLSINISTYKESFKEVMEILNDLLVNSTFPQNELTKTITEYNTYLESNLNDPQTVAFTELTRQTTKYDKTSIFYTPTIQEQIDAFKKIKQTEIVDFYQNILGGNNGIGSVVGDLEGKSTVQILENTFGKWNSKSKYELAKPTYFETKVLDKDYITPDKENAVAIGRIGFKMTRTSPDYPAFVMANEILGSGGFLSARIPMRLREKEGISYGAGSFIDVPITSDVASWSYYAFLNPTKKNAVETATKEEITKALKDGFTAEELKSNLVSWQNERKTRLGSDDTLMNLVNTYLQYGVPLEDYDDLENKVKALKVEEVNTVLKKYLSLDKMTSVYAGDFNKKS, from the coding sequence ATGAGAAACCTATTACTAAGTGGAATTTTGTACTGCTCATTTATTTCGTTGAGTTCAGTTTATGCACAAAAAGCGGAGACACCCAAATACATTACTAATGTAGAAGGTGTTAAAGAATATTCTTTAAATAACGGATTAAAAGTTCTTTTGATTCCAGATGCTTCTCAAAGTAATATGGTAGTCAATATTGTTTACAGTGTAGGTTCCAGAAACGAGGGTTATGGAGAAAAAGGTATGGCGCATTTATTAGAGCATATGCTTTTTAAAAGTACCAAGAATTTGGGTGATATTAAAAAAATGCTTTCTGATAAGGGAGGAGCTGCCAACGGAACCACTTGGTTAGACAGGACTAATTACTACGAAATTTTTCCTTCAAACGATGAAAATTTAAAATGGAGTATTGAAATGGAAGCCGATCGAATGATTAATGCAACTATTTTACAAACAGATCTTGATAAGGAATTCTCAGTAGTAAGAAATGAATTCGAAATAGGTGAAAATAATCCGGATGGTGTTTTGCAGGAAAGAATTCTTTCTACAGCTTATTTATGGCACAATTACGGAAACAGTACGATTGGAAGTAAAGAAGATATTGAACGAGTAAAAGTGAATAGGCTTAGGGTTTTTTATGAGAAATACTATCAGCCGGATAATGCAACTTTAGTTATTGCCGGTAAATTTGACGAACAAAAAGCATTGCAGTATATCGGACAATATTTGGGGTCTATTCCAAGACCAAAAAGGGTTTTAGATAAAACTTATACAATAGAACCGGCACAAGACGGAGAGAAATTTGTTGAGCTTAAAAGAGCTGGTGACAGCAAAAATGTAGGGGCATTATACCATACTGTTCCTTATGCTGATAATGATTTTGCTGCAATTGATGCTTTGGGTGAAATTTTGACTTCTGATCCATCAGGTTATTTATATAAAGCGCTGGTTGAAACTCAAAAAGTATCAAGCTTATATGTTTGGCAACCAAATGTTCGAGATGCAAGTTTTATGTATTTTGGAGTTGCTGTTCCTAATGATAAAGATATTAAAGTAACACAAGGAATTGTTAGGACAGAATTAGATAAAATAACAACTACTAAATATACGGATCAGGATGTAAGCAGGGCTAAAGCAAAGATTATCAAGCAAATTGAAGGCGTTAAGAATAATACTATTTCTTTTGCAATTAATCTAACGGAAATTATTGGTGCGGGAGATTTTAGACTCGGATATTTGTATAGAGATGCTGTTGAAAAATTAACAAAAGAAGACATCCAAAGAGTTGCAGAGAAATATTTTAGAAGTAATAACAGAACAATTGGAGTTTTTATCCCATCAAAAGAGGAGCAGCGACTAAAACCTGTGGAATATACAGATGAGCAAGTAGTTGCTTTGACTAAAGAGTATAAAGGAAAAGCTTTAGAGAAAGAGGCAGCTGCATTTGAAGCTTCTATAAAAAATTTAAAACAAAATTTTGTTGAAGGAAAATTGAGCAATGGTGCGAAATATGGCTTGATTAAAAAAGAAATAAAAGGCGGTAAAGTTCAGGCTAATTTTAAATTTCCGGTGAGTAATGAAAAAGAATTAGCAGGTAAAACAGATACTGGCGGTATTCTTGCGCAATTATTGAAAACAGGAACTAAAACCAGAACAAAAGAACAAATTCAGGATCGATTGGATCAATTAAAGTCTAGTATTTATTTTAATTTTTCAGGACAAACTTTATCAATTAACATCAGTACTTATAAAGAAAGTTTTAAAGAAGTCATGGAAATTTTAAATGACTTGCTTGTTAATTCCACTTTTCCGCAAAATGAACTGACAAAAACGATTACGGAATATAATACTTATTTGGAGTCTAATCTTAATGATCCTCAAACCGTTGCTTTTACGGAACTTACCAGACAGACTACGAAATATGATAAAACGAGTATTTTTTACACGCCAACAATTCAGGAGCAAATAGATGCTTTTAAAAAGATTAAACAAACGGAAATAGTTGATTTTTATCAAAATATTTTAGGAGGAAATAATGGCATTGGAAGTGTTGTAGGGGATTTAGAAGGTAAATCGACAGTACAGATTTTAGAAAACACTTTTGGAAAATGGAATTCTAAATCAAAGTATGAATTGGCTAAACCTACTTATTTTGAAACAAAAGTATTAGATAAGGATTATATAACTCCGGATAAAGAAAATGCTGTAGCAATTGGTAGAATTGGTTTTAAAATGACAAGAACCAGCCCGGATTATCCGGCATTTGTGATGGCTAATGAAATATTAGGGAGTGGTGGTTTTTTAAGTGCAAGAATTCCGATGAGATTAAGAGAAAAAGAGGGAATTAGTTATGGTGCGGGTTCATTTATTGATGTGCCTATTACAAGTGATGTTGCGTCATGGTCATACTATGCTTTTTTAAATCCGACTAAAAAGAATGCAGTTGAAACTGCTACAAAAGAAGAAATTACAAAAGCACTAAAAGATGGTTTTACAGCAGAAGAACTAAAATCAAATTTGGTAAGCTGGCAGAATGAAAGAAAAACAAGATTAGGTAGCGATGATACTTTAATGAACTTAGTTAACACTTATCTGCAATACGGAGTTCCGTTAGAAGATTATGATGATTTAGAAAATAAAGTTAAAGCATTGAAAGTGGAAGAAGTTAATACTGTTTTGAAAAAATATTTAAGTTTAGATAAAATGACTTCTGTTTATGCAGGAGATTTTAATAAAAAATCATAA